One part of the Palaemon carinicauda isolate YSFRI2023 unplaced genomic scaffold, ASM3689809v2 scaffold158, whole genome shotgun sequence genome encodes these proteins:
- the LOC137635664 gene encoding uncharacterized protein, with translation MSSFHSLPPPATFNVDDRNAAERWREWRERWKCYAVTIELSKKTPEVQVSVLLTVIGPEAHEVSSTFQLSDEDQKDQNAVLAAFERYFHLSKNTAFERYHFNIRAQIDGESFDQYVTALRHIAWDCDIANITQEEILRDRIMFGISDDKVRDRLLRERNLTLERTLEICGVSEVSIAQQEEINRVLESKVITVSAKLKDPVGRMKPVTDVHRKLEETDWITDCRFCGKSHRKVKEVFPAWGKRSSMSGATN, from the coding sequence ATGTCTTCGTTTCACAGTCTTCCTCCACCCGCCACTTTCAATGTGGATGATAGGAATGCAGCAGAAAGGTGGAGGGAATGGCGAGAAAGGTGGAAGTGCTATGCTGTCACAATAGAATTAAGTAAAAAGACTCCTGAAGTGCAAGTCTCTGTGTTACTTACAGTTATTGGGCCTGAGGCTCATGAGGTTTCCAGCACATTTCAACTTTCTGATGAAGATCAGAAAGATCAGAATGCAGTGCTGGCAGCATTTGAAAGATATTTTCACCTAAGCAAAAACACCGCATTTGAACGTTACCATTTCAATATTCGGGCACAGATAGATGGAGAATCTTTTGATCAGTATGTAACGGCTCTGCGTCATATAGCGTGGGATTGTGATATTGCGAATATAACACAAGAAGAAATTTTGAGAGACAGGATTATGTTTGGCATTTCGGATGATAAGGTCAGAGATCGTCTTCTTCGGGAAAGGAATCTAACTTTGGAGAGAACCTTAGAGATTTGTGGAGTTAGCGAGGTATCTATAGCACAGCAAGAGGAGATCAACAGAGTATTAGAAAGCAAGGTTATTACTGTGTCTGCAAAGCTGAAGGATCCAGTTGGAAGAATGAAGCCAGTGACAGATGTTCATCGCAAATTGGAAGAAACGGACTGGATTACTGATTGTAGGTTCTGTGGTAAAAGTCACAGGAAAGTAAAGGAAGTTTTTCCAGCTTGGGGTAAGCGGTCCAGCATGAGTGGTGCAACAAACTAA